From the genome of uncultured Bacteroides sp.:
AGAAAATTGCAGAGCTACGGCTATTTATATCCAATAAGTATTAACTAATTAACCTTGATTAGTTCTTTAAAGAGAACCCAGTTCAATCAAGACCCCGAACAGGGCGTAATGATGATCCGAGGAGTGTACTTTAAAGTGAATCCAACTCTATCAATGCTCCTCCATTTGTTGGAATAGTGAGCTTCATAGGTTTCTTCGGATCAATATTAAGTTCACTGCAATTACCTTCTAACTTGGCATTATCGTTATACAATATGGCTTTTGTGCCAACATTTAGTCCCACCAAGCTGATATTAATAACCTTAGTTTTCTTTTCAGCATTAATTGCAGCAACGTACCATTTATTAGCATGACGACGAGCCAATATAACATACTTTCCGGGATAACCATCAATAAACTTTGTTTCATCCCATGTAGTAGGAACTTTTTTCATGAACTCAATCGCCCAGGCTGGTGCATCAATCAGATTATTGGGAGCCAAAGCAAAATTCTGCACAGAGCTTTGGAAAAGTACAGCTGTTGCCAATTCAAAAACATCAGAAGTACGTCTGGTATTACCTCGTTTATCGTTGCTATTCTCTCTATTATAGTAGCGATTCAGTGTAGATCCACCAAATTCCATAGATGCCACAGCATTGCGAATAAAAGGATGAAGGCATGCGCTGAATGCTTCTTTATCATTGCGTTCCTGAGAAAAGTTAAGATTCTCGCTGGCTAACACAGCTTCACTGGATATAAAGTTTGGATACATGCGTTCCCATCCTCTAGGTAAGGTACAACCATGAAAAACAATACCCAGTCCATAATCATTAGCGTCTGACAGGATATCTTCATAAAGTTGCATCATCATTTGTTTATCACCTCCGAAGAAATCAATCTTTAGTCCCTTGATACCAATTTTATGCAACCACTTCATCTCTTTCTTGCGGGCAATGATGTTGCCCATTATTCCACGAGGTCCTTGTGGAGCATCGTTCCAATATCCATTAGAGTTGTACCAAAGAAAGACTCCTACTCCCTTGGAAGCAGCATATTTAACAAGCTCTTCCATCTTTTCATAACCAATATTCTTGTCCCACAATGCATCTATCAGAATAAACTCATAACCCATGGTAGAAGCAAAATCAATATACTGTTTCTGGTCGTCATAATTCATACTTCTGTCCATCCACATAATCCAGCTCCAGGTACCACGACCATATTCATATTTTTTAGTCGCTTCATAAAGTGGCTTCACTACATCTAAAGAAACAGTTGTTTCCGCAATCGGAGCCAGAGTTTCACCTACAGTGATAGTTCTCCAGGGAGTTTCTCCAGGCATGGAAATAGCCGGAGCCGAAGTGCCGTTTCCATTACATTCCCCTGCATGAGGGAAAGCAATAGTATAAGTCGTAGTTCCATCTTTATGATCTTTCAAATGGCTTCCGCAATAAGCACTGGTAACACCTGTTTCTGAAAGTAAAGCCCAACCATCTTCACCTATACGGAAAAAGCAAGGGAAGGTGTATCCCTGACCGGTTTTACTCTTGTTTGACAAAGGAGCATCTGCTTCGTAATCGGTTTCGTAGCTAGGATATGTTCGCGCAAAACCACCCATCGGCAGAACCTGCGGACAAAGAAAGCTTGTTGCCTTCTCCGGAATATTAAAACCTGTAGTTTCCTCGTTAATAACACAGCTTAGATTATCGCCACAAGGGTAAAGTTTATATTTAAAAGCCACATCATTATTGCTAACACGAAATATTACATCTATCTTATGCTTATCTTTATTAACAAATGAACAAGTTAATTCATTAGCCACATAGTGAATCTTACTCTTTTTAGTGGTCTTCAATTCATAATTTTCATCAATAGAAGAACTGGTATTTTCCTTCATTACCATTTCCTGACTAAAGTCGCCCACATTGGTTTTCATGCCAAGAGGTGATAACTCAATGAATTTTTTCTGATTATAACTAACCGAATAGGCTGGCTTACCATCCTGATCAGTGATTGTAACCTGAAGCTTGCCATCAGGTCCACTAACTTTCACATCCTTTGCCTGAACATTAAATATTCCCATTGCCAGCAAAGACAAAATCAATAATTTTTTTCTCATAAAAAGACTATTTACATATATTATCAGCTTCGTCTAATGAAACTTTTCAGCATTCTGATTTTCATAGACATTTTCTATATCCTTCGGTCCGAATGACACCGGACTCTTAGATAAATCCGGTATATTATAAGATTTCAACGTTAAATCGTAATGAGTGGGATCTTTCTGAGGCAACACGAAAGGTTTGTAAGTCTTCCCCGTTCTATCAATGTAGCAGAAATAGGGTTTGCCATACTGACCATCACCACGCTTACTGGCAAAAACAAACCAGCGACTATTGGATGACCATGAATGGTATGTATCCGAGCGATTGGAATTTACAGTTTTCAGGTTATCAACTTTCCCGGTTCTCAAATCCATTAACTGCAAATCCGCCTCACGATGCCAAATAGGGAAAGTACCATAATCGGCAACAGTATAAAGAAGATATTTCCCGTCGGGAGAAGCTTTAAGGTGACAGGCTGATTTGCCTGTTAAGCGAGCATTCCACAACGTATCTACACTATTACCCAACTCTCCTTTCTTCGCATCAAAAGAAATTCTACAGATACTATACTTCATATTTTTGATATCATTCGGCAACTTAACACGTGGAGCCGAGCAATAATAAATGTATTTACCATCAGCACTAAAAACAGGAAAAGTCTCAAATACTGTAGAATCATTCAAGAGAGGCGAAACAATCATCCGGTCCTGATCAAAATCAGCCAGTACTACATCCGAAGCTGTATCATACACTTCAAGACGTTTGCTTTCTTGTGTATGAAATGACGGAATTATAATATTGGTAGAGAATACTCCATATCGACCGCCGGGATGAATTTCACCATAAACGCATCCGGATATCATTCCATCTACCTTTAGAGATAACTTGCGCAACTTTCCATCGCGATTAAGAATTGTGCCACCCTTTTTGCCACGTAAATGGAAAAACGAGAGATCTCCTCTCTGGCTACCATGCGTATGGCAATTCATACACGATTTATCTACTGTGTTATTATCAATAAGCACTCTTTCATCAAATGTCTGCACATTACGTTCACATAGCTGAATAGAATTCCATACTTCATAACCAGGTTCTATCAACCGATAAGTCAGGAATCCATCTACCGGATCGGGAGCCACATACCAGGTAAATGACTTGTAAGCCAACCACTCTCCATTCACACGAGAGGTTACCTGCACAGTCAATGTATTTCCTTTTTCTGCATCAAGAAGCTCTTTCCAATCATCCATCGAAAAACAAACTTTGCCATCTCCATACACAGTAAGCGTCTGTTTCTTTCCGGTAATTTTAACTTCTACAGCATCTGCCCCATCTCTCATCAAAAAGTTGAGAGGGGCAATATTGTATGGTATTGCCACATCCGCATAATCAGGATATATCGGTGCTGCTTGTGCAACACTCCTTACATTACTTGGCTTCGGTGAGCATGCAGTCAGCAGACTACAACAAAAGATTATGATATAGAATATATTTTTCATTTTCTCACAAGTTCAGCGAAATGATAATAAAACCAGTACGATTGACCATAAAAACTTTGCAGCAATGTGCCATCGCCTTGCCCCTGTTCATATTTCTTAGTATAATCAATAAAATCATCCCATATTTTGGGAGAGATTCGATAATGTTTCAACGTTTCGGCATCTGTTTGTTTACTATTAGCCAGATAGACAAGTAACGCCTGCTGATATAAAGAATTAGAAATTTCAGCTCCAGACATTGTTGGTAATTTAAACGCTGTATAATCCTCCATGAAACCCTTTACATCTTTCTGTAATAAATCAAAGCAGAAAAGATAATCCTGCGCCTTTGTATTATCCGGATGGGAAACAAGTAAACTGCGCAAAGCTGTTCGTGCATTTTCACTGCCATGCAAAGAATCGGCTGTTACTGCATATTTCCTTTTGTAATCATATACCGCGGCCACTTCTTTTGTTTGATTTTCCGGCCAACGATCTGCCGCCCACTTACTATAGCATTGAGTTTTACTCAATATACGTAAGTATTTCTTAGCAGCTTCATTATCACCTGTTATCAGATTTATTTCAGCCAACCGCCTTAACATTCGGGCACTACGATGGTTAGGAGAGAATATTTCGCCTAATATTGCAGAGTGTTCTGCCATAGTCATTTCGCCCACCTGATACCACACCTCGTTACTGAAGAATATATGGAGAAAAGGTGTATCCGGCCCTAAATTAAAAATCAAACCATGACTAACCGGCTGGTAGAAGTTCATTAGTTTATCGGGCATTTGTCCCAGCATACAGTTTGCCAGGTTATAGTAATAAGAAACAGCTTCGTTCTTCATTCCACTTTCCTGCACCATTTTTACAACCTTATTATAATGTCCGAAGTAAAATTCACAATCCATTGCCAGCAGTTTTTCTATATCCATTCGAGGATAAGCCACCATGTTTCTTGAAGGATAAGTATATGCCTGCTCTTTGGTTAACAAATAAGCGGGGCGTAATATAAGAGGAATAACAGCAGCCTCAACAAGTATAACAACAACGGGCACCCAATTTTTCTGTTTCAAAGCCCAAATCAACATCAGCAATCCTTCAATCCATGCACCATAACCAAACAGCCAATAGCCGATAAACAACCAAATAATAACAAACAACAAGTTCAGCCAGCGATTTTTTAAGATACTTTTGGCAGCCAATGCATATAATAAAAACATTCCTATTCCACCTATCAGTGCTATCGTTGAAGAGGTAAGATAGTTTTGTTCGCAGTTTCGTAGCAATTCCCAAAATGCAACCACTACTCCTAGTACAAGAGATAACCAATTAGGTAAATAAATTCGTAAAGCTTTCCAGGATAACCAGTAAATGAGGGTCAGTAAGAGAGAAAGAATAGCTGCACCGCCTCCAATATAATAGAAAAACTGAGTAAGAAAATCACCTGTTATACAAGCAAGCCAGGCCGGATGCTGAAAATAAGTAGAAAGATATTCCGAAGTATAAAGAAATAATTGCGTCTGTTCCCGATAATATAAATGATAAGGATAGAAACACTGGAAGAAAACAAAACTCCCAAGCAATACCAACAAACCTAAAAGCCAAGTAATAGCCTTTCCTAATTTACATTTCAACATTATCAATTCTGTTTTTCTATAGCTGCTAACAAATGAGAGGCAAATATATGAAAAAAAGGATATATTGGTTTCATTTTTATTATCTAACTTTACACTCTAAATCATTACAGCCATGTCACCTTTTAAATTATATCTGTCATTACTTCTTTCAGCTTTCGGTTCTTCAATTCTTTATGCTGGCGGTCAACCTGTAAAAGTAGAAACCGGAATATCGGTTGGGCTTGCCTTGCAGAGGAAAGCAGAACTAAAGGACATACATTATTCGCTTGATTTCAATATTCCATCAAATAAAAAGGAGAATGTTACCGGCAAAGAAGTTATATCATTCAATCGTCAGGGGATATCGGATTTATTGATTGATTTCAAAGCCGAATCTTCACAAATAAAAAATGTATTGGCTAATGGTAAAAAGGTTACTTACAAATTTGAGAAGGAGCATATTATTATCTCATCTTCCAATCTAAAAAAAGGTAAGAATCAGATTCAGATTTCATTTATTGCAGGCAACCAATCACTAAATCGCAGTGATGATTATTTATATACCTTACTGGTTCCCGAACGCGCAAGAACTGCTTTCCCTTGTTTTGATCAACCTGACTTAAAAGCCCGATTTACGTTAAAGCTAGAAGTCCCGGCTTTGTGGAGTGCCGTTTCCAACACTTATACTCTTAATGAAAAAACAATAAAGGAACGAAAGACTATTTTATATAATGAAACAGAATTACTTCCCACCTATCTGTTTTCATTCGTTGCTGGCAAGTTCAAGAAACATAGTTGCACGCGAGATGGACGTTGTATAAATGCCTTTTACAGAGAGACTGATTCCAAAAAGATAGCACAACTGGATACTATTCTATCCCAAGTTTTTTCATCGATCCGTTGGATGGAAAAATATACAGGAGTACCCTACCCTTTCTCTAAATATGATATCATTATTTTGCCGGGATTCCAATATGGAGGAATGGAGCATGCAGGTGCAACTTTGTATAATGATAAAAGAATGTTTTTAAGTGAACATCCTACTCCCGACGAGGAATTGGGCCGCACAGAACTTATTGCACATGAAACTGCTCATATGTGGTTTGGAGACTTGGTTACAATGAAATGGTTCAACGATGTGTGGACAAAAGAGGTCTTTGCCAATTATCTGGCTGCTAAAATAGTGGAGCAACAATTCCCCGACGTTAACCACAAACTGAATTTCCTGAAATCGTACCAGATCTATGCACTTGCGGAAGATCGCACCGATGGAACTCATGCAATTCAGCAACAATTGGATAATCTCCAGAATGCCGGTCTTATGTACGGCAATATCATTTACGACAAGGCTCCGGTAATGATGCGCAAAATGGAACAACAGATGGGAGCCGAGGCTTTCCAAAGAGGAATACAGAAATACCTGAAAAAGTACGCTTTTGATAATCCTACCTGGGACGATTTAATAGATATTCTTGATAGAGAAAGTCCGCAAGCCAACTTAAAACAATTCAGCGAGGTATGGGTCAAGCAGAAAGGGCTTCCCGAAATTTCGGCAATAATCAGCAACGACTCATTAATCATCACTCAGTATGATCCGTTTAAGAGAAATTTGTATTGGAAACAACAGTTTTCAATGGGACTGGTATATAGAAATTCTATAAAGACAGTTGAAGTAAATTTGCAAAACCATTCGGTTAGTATACCGCTAAATACTCTTCCTGATTACATTATTCCAAATTATGACGGCATGGGATATGGTAAATTTGTGGTTGATTCTGCAAGTACATCTTATCAGTTACAGAATTGGATGAATATGGCAGATGATGTTACCCGCCAAGCCGTTTTAATGAATGTTTACGAAAATTTCCTTAGCCATCGTATTTCGGCAGATTCTTGCTGTTCTTCATTGTTGCAGGGGCTCAAAAAGGAAAAGAATGCACTGATTGCTTCAAGCATCTGCAACTA
Proteins encoded in this window:
- a CDS encoding glycoside hydrolase family 97 catalytic domain-containing protein — protein: MRKKLLILSLLAMGIFNVQAKDVKVSGPDGKLQVTITDQDGKPAYSVSYNQKKFIELSPLGMKTNVGDFSQEMVMKENTSSSIDENYELKTTKKSKIHYVANELTCSFVNKDKHKIDVIFRVSNNDVAFKYKLYPCGDNLSCVINEETTGFNIPEKATSFLCPQVLPMGGFARTYPSYETDYEADAPLSNKSKTGQGYTFPCFFRIGEDGWALLSETGVTSAYCGSHLKDHKDGTTTYTIAFPHAGECNGNGTSAPAISMPGETPWRTITVGETLAPIAETTVSLDVVKPLYEATKKYEYGRGTWSWIMWMDRSMNYDDQKQYIDFASTMGYEFILIDALWDKNIGYEKMEELVKYAASKGVGVFLWYNSNGYWNDAPQGPRGIMGNIIARKKEMKWLHKIGIKGLKIDFFGGDKQMMMQLYEDILSDANDYGLGIVFHGCTLPRGWERMYPNFISSEAVLASENLNFSQERNDKEAFSACLHPFIRNAVASMEFGGSTLNRYYNRENSNDKRGNTRRTSDVFELATAVLFQSSVQNFALAPNNLIDAPAWAIEFMKKVPTTWDETKFIDGYPGKYVILARRHANKWYVAAINAEKKTKVINISLVGLNVGTKAILYNDNAKLEGNCSELNIDPKKPMKLTIPTNGGALIELDSL
- a CDS encoding DUF6057 family protein gives rise to the protein MLKCKLGKAITWLLGLLVLLGSFVFFQCFYPYHLYYREQTQLFLYTSEYLSTYFQHPAWLACITGDFLTQFFYYIGGGAAILSLLLTLIYWLSWKALRIYLPNWLSLVLGVVVAFWELLRNCEQNYLTSSTIALIGGIGMFLLYALAAKSILKNRWLNLLFVIIWLFIGYWLFGYGAWIEGLLMLIWALKQKNWVPVVVILVEAAVIPLILRPAYLLTKEQAYTYPSRNMVAYPRMDIEKLLAMDCEFYFGHYNKVVKMVQESGMKNEAVSYYYNLANCMLGQMPDKLMNFYQPVSHGLIFNLGPDTPFLHIFFSNEVWYQVGEMTMAEHSAILGEIFSPNHRSARMLRRLAEINLITGDNEAAKKYLRILSKTQCYSKWAADRWPENQTKEVAAVYDYKRKYAVTADSLHGSENARTALRSLLVSHPDNTKAQDYLFCFDLLQKDVKGFMEDYTAFKLPTMSGAEISNSLYQQALLVYLANSKQTDAETLKHYRISPKIWDDFIDYTKKYEQGQGDGTLLQSFYGQSYWFYYHFAELVRK
- a CDS encoding M1 family aminopeptidase codes for the protein MSPFKLYLSLLLSAFGSSILYAGGQPVKVETGISVGLALQRKAELKDIHYSLDFNIPSNKKENVTGKEVISFNRQGISDLLIDFKAESSQIKNVLANGKKVTYKFEKEHIIISSSNLKKGKNQIQISFIAGNQSLNRSDDYLYTLLVPERARTAFPCFDQPDLKARFTLKLEVPALWSAVSNTYTLNEKTIKERKTILYNETELLPTYLFSFVAGKFKKHSCTRDGRCINAFYRETDSKKIAQLDTILSQVFSSIRWMEKYTGVPYPFSKYDIIILPGFQYGGMEHAGATLYNDKRMFLSEHPTPDEELGRTELIAHETAHMWFGDLVTMKWFNDVWTKEVFANYLAAKIVEQQFPDVNHKLNFLKSYQIYALAEDRTDGTHAIQQQLDNLQNAGLMYGNIIYDKAPVMMRKMEQQMGAEAFQRGIQKYLKKYAFDNPTWDDLIDILDRESPQANLKQFSEVWVKQKGLPEISAIISNDSLIITQYDPFKRNLYWKQQFSMGLVYRNSIKTVEVNLQNHSVSIPLNTLPDYIIPNYDGMGYGKFVVDSASTSYQLQNWMNMADDVTRQAVLMNVYENFLSHRISADSCCSSLLQGLKKEKNALIASSICNYLSSVCMEMKGESRSLAEKQMLEIGQNHSITSCRQQLLRSVINLATDSTVVEALYNLWKDKSNKLLNENDYMTFAYQLAINRPQQYKEILALQRSRITDPDRLREFDYISRGCTPDKEEQENLFRSLLQKENRRVEPWALKLLALLNHPLRESFSNAYITQGLEILQEIQRTGDIFFPKNWAVALLSGHRSRDARNQVNAFFTNHPDYPLFLKNKILQAAFVLFNSENND